From one Catellatospora sp. IY07-71 genomic stretch:
- a CDS encoding metallophosphoesterase translates to MTRLARWVRPPAWSGRIPWRRIGAATGVFAVSVAGLALGLYLCGATGVDVGPFRATMAVTPSLYGDTEVVLPPLGSLQLDSHDGPARLMVRLDALDRARTEALITDPAGITAASRTAVDDVRAGVTRLVLRTTAVAVLAAMLLAALVYRRMTRVAWSGGLALAVMTSAFGAAFGTFNPGALREPRYEGLLANAPSVMGNAQRIADRYDEYAAQLQKLVSNVGNLYATVQNLPVYSPEDDNLRVLHVSDLHLNPAAWGVIRTVVDNFHIDVVVDTGDITDWGSEPEKAFVASIALLKVPYVYIRGNHDSPVTEAAVAAQPNAIVLDNKVVNVAGLTIAGIGDPRFTPDKEQEPSGEGQSKATLERVIGIGDRLADTIGKEPGDMVDLALVHDPTSAGPLAGYAPVVLAGHLHHREVRKLGDDQTMLMVQGSTGGAGLRGLEGDKPTPLTMSVLYFDDDRALMAYDDITVGGTGLAEVALSRHVVEDPSTSPAAQPGPSPRPAPSRTR, encoded by the coding sequence ATGACTCGGTTGGCGCGGTGGGTCCGGCCACCGGCGTGGTCCGGGCGCATTCCGTGGCGGCGTATCGGCGCCGCGACGGGCGTGTTCGCCGTGTCCGTGGCGGGTCTTGCGCTCGGTCTGTACCTGTGCGGCGCGACCGGTGTGGACGTCGGGCCGTTCCGGGCCACCATGGCGGTCACCCCGTCGCTGTACGGCGACACCGAGGTGGTGCTCCCGCCGCTGGGCTCGCTGCAACTGGACAGTCACGACGGCCCGGCCCGGCTGATGGTGCGCCTGGACGCGCTGGACCGGGCCCGCACCGAAGCCCTGATCACCGACCCGGCGGGCATCACCGCGGCCAGCCGTACCGCCGTCGACGACGTGCGCGCCGGGGTGACCCGGCTCGTGCTGCGCACCACCGCCGTCGCCGTGCTGGCCGCGATGCTGCTGGCCGCGCTGGTGTACCGGCGCATGACCCGGGTCGCCTGGTCCGGCGGGCTGGCGCTGGCGGTGATGACGAGCGCGTTCGGGGCGGCGTTCGGCACGTTCAACCCGGGCGCCCTGCGCGAGCCGCGCTACGAGGGACTGCTGGCCAACGCGCCGTCGGTGATGGGCAACGCGCAGCGCATCGCCGACCGCTACGACGAGTACGCCGCGCAGCTGCAGAAGCTGGTGAGCAACGTCGGCAACCTGTACGCCACCGTGCAGAACCTGCCCGTGTACTCCCCCGAGGACGACAACCTGCGTGTGCTGCACGTTTCCGACCTGCACCTGAACCCGGCGGCGTGGGGCGTGATCCGGACCGTGGTGGACAACTTCCACATCGACGTGGTCGTCGACACCGGCGACATCACCGACTGGGGCAGCGAGCCGGAGAAGGCGTTCGTCGCCTCGATCGCGCTGCTGAAGGTGCCGTACGTGTACATCCGCGGCAACCACGACTCGCCGGTGACCGAGGCGGCCGTCGCCGCGCAGCCGAACGCGATCGTGCTGGACAACAAGGTGGTGAACGTCGCCGGGCTGACCATCGCCGGGATCGGCGACCCGCGGTTCACCCCCGACAAGGAGCAGGAGCCGTCCGGCGAGGGTCAGTCGAAGGCGACCCTGGAGCGGGTGATCGGCATCGGCGACCGGCTCGCCGACACCATCGGCAAGGAGCCGGGCGACATGGTGGACCTGGCCCTGGTGCACGATCCGACGTCGGCCGGGCCGCTGGCCGGATACGCCCCCGTCGTGCTCGCCGGGCACCTGCACCACCGCGAGGTGCGCAAGCTCGGCGACGACCAGACCATGCTGATGGTGCAGGGTTCGACGGGCGGGGCCGGGCTGCGCGGCCTGGAGGGCGACAAGCCGACCCCGCTGACCATGTCGGTGCTCTACTTCGACGACGACCGCGCGCTGATGGCGTACGACGACATCACCGTCGGCGGCACCGGTCTGGCGGAGGTGGCGCTGTCGCGGCACGTGGTCGAGGACCCCTCGACCAGCCCCGCCGCCCAGCCCGGCCCCTCGCCCCGCCCCGCGCCGAGCCGCACACGTTAA